From the genome of Triticum aestivum cultivar Chinese Spring chromosome 3B, IWGSC CS RefSeq v2.1, whole genome shotgun sequence, one region includes:
- the LOC123064265 gene encoding proline-rich transmembrane protein 1 codes for MLKPVASSSSSVRCWAVIAAALILCAANVELVHGGGRPVPRPPAPVGHVAPKEHCPDCSDNPPPSPPLPPTPPAAAAEAPPASSHV; via the exons ATGTTGAAGCCCGTGGCATCGTCTTCCTCGTCGGTCCGGTGCTGGGCGGTCATCGCCGCTGCACTGATCCTGTGTGCGGCCAACGTTGAGCTTGTCCATGGAG GTGGGAGGCCTGTGCCGAGACCTCCGGCTCCGGTAGGGCATGTGGCTCCCAAGGAGCACTGCCCTGACTGCAGCGACAacccgccaccgtcgccgccgcttccTCCTACTCCTCCGGCGGCTGCAGCAGAAGCACCTCCTGCTAGCAGCCATGTGTGA
- the LOC123068203 gene encoding flavin-containing monooxygenase FMO GS-OX-like 8: MDTACGSKPPQSKKVCIIGAGMAGLAAARELRREGHDVTVLEQSGDVGGQWLYDPRTDADDALGVAAPVKVHSSIYASLRLISPRQTTGFTDFPFCPKSGRDDRRFPGHREVHLYLKDFCDAFGLMEAVRLNTRVLHAAMTPACKWAVRSMDLGIGECDGADGKELDAYVDEVFDAVVVASGHYSQPRLPSIKGMETWRGRQMHSHSYRVPEPFRGEVVVVVGCGDSGRDIAMEIRGVAEEVYIVAGSMEAVTPGLSKVLAKYSTNLHLRLEVERLCEDGRVAFKDGGGSSSSVAADTVIYCTGYNYSFPFLDTGGAVAVDDNRVGPLFEHVFPPSLAPSLSFVGLLRKVFAPRSFEAQARWVAQVLSGRRKLPTEEEMLRSVEEFYRAREIAGVPSKYTHEIRSLKCSYVDDFGEKYCDFPRQERWQYELLRSSVHDMMDKFETFRDDYQDSDSIRKAVQEWHLSCLQSSSKAGSEISRAWAKQEPGASK, encoded by the exons ATGGATACGGCCTGCGGCAGCAAGCCGCCGCAGTCGAAGAAGGTGTGCATCATCGGAGCCGGCATGGCCGGGCTGGCCGCGGCGCGCGAGCTGCGCCGTGAGGGCCACGACGTGACGGTGCTGGAGCAGAGCGGCGACGTCGGCGGGCAGTGGCTGTACGACCCGAGGACCGACGCCGATGACGCGCTCGGCGTGGCGGCGCCGGTGAAGGTGCACAGCAGCATCTACGCCTCGCTCCGGCTCATCAGCCCCCGGCAGACCACGGGCTTCACCGACTTCCCCTTCTGCCCCAAGAGCGGCCGCGACGACCGCCGCTTCCCGGGCCACCGCGAGGTGCACCTGTACCTCAAGGACTTCTGCGACGCGTTCGGGCTCATGGAGGCCGTGAGGCTCAACACCAGGGTCCTCCATGCCGCCATGACGCCGGCGTGTAAGTGGGCTGTGAGATCCATGGACCTCGGGATCGGGGAGTGCGATGGTGCCGACGGGAAGGAGTTGGACGCGTACGTGGACGAGGTGTTCGACGCCGTTGTCGTCGCCAGCGGCCACTACTCGCAGCCAAGATTGCCAAGCATCAAAG GCATGGAGACGTGGAGGGGGAGGCAGATGCACAGCCACTCGTATAGGGTGCCGGAGCCGTTCCGCGGCGAGGTTGTGGTGGTCGTCGGGTGCGGGGATAGCGGCAGAGACATCGCCATGGAGATCCGCGGCGTGGCCGAGGAGGTGTACATCGTCGCCGGGTCCATGGAGGCGGTCACCCCAGGCTTGTCCAAGGTGCTGGCCAAGTACAGCACCAACCTCCATCTCCGACTTGAA GTGGAGCGTCTGTGCGAGGACGGGCGGGTGGCTTTCaaggacggcggcggctccagctcCAGCGTCGCCGCCGACACCGTCATCTACTGCACAGGGTACAACTACTCGTTCCCGTTCCTGGACACGGGCGGAGCGGTGGCCGTGGACGACAACCGCGTGGGCCCGCTGTTCGAGCATGTGTTCCCGCCGTCGCTGGCTCCGTCACTCTCCTTCGTCGGCCTACTCAGGAAGGTATTCGCGCCTCGGTCCTTCGAGGCTCAGGCTCGCTGGGTGGCCCAGGTGCTGTCCGGCAGGAGGAAGCTGCCGACGGAGGAGGAGATGCTTCGGTCCGTGGAGGAGTTCTACCGCGCCAGGGAGATCGCCGGCGTGCCCAGCAAGTACACCCACGAGATCCGCTCGCTCAAGTGCTCG TACGTGGATGATTTCGGGGAGAAGTACTGCGACTTCCCTCGTCAGGAGAGGTGGCAGTACGAGCTGCTGAGGTCGTCCGTGCACGACATGATGGACAAGTTCGAGACCTTCCGAGACGACTACCAGGACAGCGACTCCATCCGCAAGGCTGTGCAGGAGTGGCATCTCTCTTGTCTGCAAAGCTCGTCCAAGGCTGGTTCTGAGATTTCGAGGGCCTGGGCGAAACAAGAACCTGGTGCCTCTAAATAG